CTTGGGGAGGCGCCGGACCTCCTCGGGGAAGTCGGAGTGGTCGTCCACCCCCACCAGCCAGTCCAAGGCCCCCAGGGCCCAGAGGATCTCCGTGTTGGAGGCGGTCAGGCTGACTAGGCGCATCACCTTCTCCGCTTGACCAGCCAGGCCTCCTCCCGCACCCCCTCCCGGTGGTTCACCACCCGGGCCAGGACGAAGAGGAGGTCGGAGAGGCGGTTGAGGTAGCGGACGGCCTCGGGGTTGACCGGCTCCTCCCGGCTCAGGGCCACCACCGCCCGCTCGGCCCTGCGGACCACGGTCCGGGCCAGGTGGAGGGCGGCGGCGGCGGGGTGCCCCCCGGGAAGGATGAAGCCGGTGAAGGGGGGGGACTCCTCCATGTAGCGGTCTATGGCCCGCTCCAGGGCCTCCACGTCCTCCGGGTCCATGCGGGCGATGTTCTTCTCGTAGGGGCTGCCCATCCGGGTGGCCAGGTCGGCCCCCAGGTCAAAGAGGGCGTTCTGCAGGCGCTCGAGGAGGTCGTGCAGGTCGGGGTGGGTGGGGGGGAGGAGGCTCCGGGCGAGGCCGAGGGCGCTGTTGGCCTCGTCCACCGTCCCGTAGGCCTCCACCCGGGGGTGGGCCTTGATGACCCGCTCGGCCCCGTAGAGGCCGGTCTCCCCCTGGTCCCCGGTCCGGGTGTAGATCTTCATGCCCCCATTATCCCACCCCGCCCGGGCCCAGGCCGGAAAGGGCTCACTTGTTCAGGATGTGGATGGCCTGCTTGTGCAGGGCCTCCGCCGCCTCCATGAGCCCCTCGGAAAGGGTGGGGTGGGCGTGGATGGTGAGGGCCAGGTCGCTCACCGTGGCCGCCATCTCCAGGGCCAAAGCGGCCTCGGCCACCAGCTCCCCGGCCATCGGCCCCACCAGGTGGACGCCCAGGAGGAGGTCCGTCTCCTCGTCCCCCACCACCTTCACCATCCCCTCCGCCGCCCCCAGGGTCAGGGCCCGGCCGGAGGCGGCCAGGGGGAACTTCCCCACCTTGACCCGGTACCCGGCCTTTTTCGCCTCCTCCTCCGTCAGGCCCACGCTCGCCCACTCGGGCTGGGTGTAGACCACGCTGGGCACCTGGAAGTCAAAGGCGGCGTTCTTTCCGGCGGCGTTCTCCGCCGCCACCAGCCCCTCCCGCATGGCCTTGTGGGCCAGGAGGGGGGGCCTGGCCACGTCCCCGATGGCGTAGAGGCCCGGGAGGGAGGTCTCCATCCTCCGGTTCACCTGGACGA
This genomic stretch from Thermus filiformis harbors:
- a CDS encoding cob(I)yrinic acid a,c-diamide adenosyltransferase; protein product: MKIYTRTGDQGETGLYGAERVIKAHPRVEAYGTVDEANSALGLARSLLPPTHPDLHDLLERLQNALFDLGADLATRMGSPYEKNIARMDPEDVEALERAIDRYMEESPPFTGFILPGGHPAAAALHLARTVVRRAERAVVALSREEPVNPEAVRYLNRLSDLLFVLARVVNHREGVREEAWLVKRRR